The Methylomusa anaerophila genome has a segment encoding these proteins:
- a CDS encoding beta-ketoacyl synthase N-terminal-like domain-containing protein translates to MDNQIKILCEQIKAGKINHQDAAKQFMFLEAQRKQKIISQSSSVPGEEQAVPEVGEDLLRARTTSYLKTLLAAVIKLSARQIEADAPLEKYGVDSVMVLQLTGQLEKTFGTLPRTLLFEYQNIQELSRYFTENYREQLINILGIEEKAAASRRNVPEPAAATEVEKLAFRGRRRLRFPAPPIAAAAEQEIRALDIAIIGLAGRYPGAQNMQEFWHNLRDGRDCITEIPQDRWDYGLYFDADRGKAGKSYSKWGGFLEGMDRFDPRFFNISPREAKIMDPQERLFLECVYETLEDAGYTRGTLGQCRGFDLEGNVGVYAGVMYEEYQLYGAQEQSRGRPVALAGSPASIANRVSYFFDFHGPSMAVDTMCSSSLTAIHLACQSLRQGECGLAIAGGVNVSIHPNKYLYLAQGRFISSKGRCESFGQGGDGYVPGEGVGAVLLKPLSKAVADGDHIYGVIKGTAINHGGKTNGYTVPNPNAQASVIGRAFAKAGIDPRTISYLEAHGTGTSLGDPIEIAGLTKTFRQYTQDKQFCAIGSVKSNIGHCESAAGISGVTKVLLQLKYQQLAPSLHSQTLNPNIDFSNTPFVVQQEYAEWQRPLINGREIPRRAGVSSFGAGGSNAHVVIEEYITEDEQRPSIAITTQTPAIIVLSAKNEDQLYAQARNMLAAIDGQQLTDVNLADAAYTLQVGREAMDERLGMIVKSIKELREKLNNFLNGLGNSPDGVEELYRGQVKRNKEAFAVFIANEDNEDMVKMLAATVDTWMAKGNYTGLIDMWVRGLNIDWNKLYGGIKPRRISLPTYPFARERYWAPMTESKAAGNTTASPAVAALDKPASESAGRIQQSITLSLPGVSSPRSGDKAESIPMTRVPPAKSAELFQAELATSLAATLAMKVSDIDIDEKFIDMGLDSIVGVEWIREINAKYSTSIAATKVYDYPTIREFAGFLQQEASEPDRLKPDMETSAANFTPAKTAKVELPLLEAGAVELDKQTLSNPAISNPNRIPAKITLESIPLPLPAPEKEAVAPLPEANERPGQFHSSVASIAAESFAAESLQAELTTILARVLDLKPSDVDIDAKFIDIGLDSIVGVEWIQEINTRFGTSIIATKVYDYPTVREFAGFLEKELNKAGQRLDQAPSESSPVPSLQELVQLVRQGDINIEKANHIFQTIQLYETHN, encoded by the coding sequence ATGGATAATCAAATAAAAATATTATGTGAGCAAATAAAAGCAGGAAAGATAAATCACCAGGATGCTGCCAAACAATTTATGTTCCTTGAGGCTCAGCGCAAACAGAAAATCATTTCCCAATCTTCTTCTGTCCCCGGGGAAGAGCAGGCAGTGCCGGAAGTTGGCGAAGATTTGCTCCGGGCAAGGACCACAAGTTATTTAAAGACACTGCTGGCAGCGGTTATTAAGCTGTCCGCCCGGCAAATTGAAGCGGATGCTCCCCTCGAAAAGTATGGAGTTGATTCGGTTATGGTCCTTCAATTAACCGGTCAACTGGAAAAGACTTTCGGGACACTACCCAGGACGCTGCTTTTTGAATACCAAAATATTCAGGAACTGAGCAGATATTTTACCGAAAACTATCGGGAACAACTGATAAATATTCTGGGAATTGAGGAAAAAGCGGCGGCATCCCGGCGGAATGTCCCGGAGCCCGCGGCTGCGACGGAAGTCGAAAAATTGGCCTTCCGGGGCCGGCGGCGACTCCGTTTCCCGGCCCCGCCCATTGCTGCGGCGGCGGAACAGGAAATAAGGGCCTTGGATATCGCCATAATTGGTCTGGCCGGACGATATCCCGGGGCGCAAAATATGCAGGAATTCTGGCACAACCTGCGGGACGGCAGGGACTGTATCACTGAAATTCCTCAAGACCGCTGGGACTACGGTTTGTACTTCGATGCCGACAGGGGCAAGGCCGGGAAAAGCTATAGCAAATGGGGCGGCTTCTTAGAAGGTATGGACCGGTTTGATCCTCGCTTCTTTAATATTTCGCCCCGGGAAGCAAAAATTATGGATCCGCAGGAACGTTTGTTCTTGGAATGCGTCTACGAAACTTTGGAAGATGCCGGCTATACCCGCGGCACTCTCGGACAGTGCCGGGGTTTTGATCTGGAAGGCAATGTAGGGGTCTATGCGGGGGTAATGTACGAGGAATACCAGCTTTACGGGGCTCAGGAACAGAGCCGGGGCAGGCCGGTTGCTTTAGCAGGGAGTCCAGCATCAATAGCTAACCGGGTCTCCTATTTTTTTGATTTCCATGGACCCAGTATGGCTGTGGATACCATGTGTTCCTCCTCTTTGACCGCGATTCACCTGGCATGCCAAAGCCTGAGGCAAGGGGAATGCGGGCTGGCCATTGCCGGCGGCGTGAATGTTTCAATACATCCTAACAAATATCTATATCTGGCCCAGGGCCGGTTTATATCGAGCAAAGGGCGCTGCGAAAGTTTTGGGCAAGGGGGCGACGGCTATGTACCGGGAGAAGGCGTAGGCGCGGTACTCTTAAAACCGCTGTCAAAAGCTGTTGCCGACGGGGATCACATTTATGGCGTCATCAAAGGAACGGCCATCAATCATGGGGGAAAAACCAACGGCTACACGGTGCCCAATCCCAACGCCCAGGCCAGTGTTATTGGCAGAGCTTTTGCCAAGGCGGGGATTGATCCCAGGACAATTAGTTATCTGGAGGCCCATGGCACCGGTACATCTCTTGGCGATCCAATCGAAATCGCCGGTTTGACGAAAACCTTCCGGCAATACACCCAAGACAAACAGTTCTGCGCTATCGGATCGGTCAAGTCGAATATCGGACATTGTGAGAGTGCGGCAGGCATTTCGGGAGTAACGAAAGTATTGTTGCAGTTAAAGTACCAACAACTGGCGCCTTCACTCCATTCTCAGACCTTAAATCCCAACATTGATTTCAGTAATACTCCCTTTGTCGTCCAGCAAGAATATGCGGAATGGCAACGGCCATTAATCAATGGCCGGGAAATTCCCCGGCGGGCAGGTGTGAGCAGCTTTGGCGCCGGCGGGTCAAACGCTCATGTGGTGATCGAAGAATACATAACTGAAGATGAACAGCGGCCTTCAATTGCAATCACCACCCAGACGCCGGCAATAATTGTGTTATCAGCAAAGAATGAGGATCAGCTCTATGCCCAGGCGCGGAATATGTTAGCCGCTATCGACGGGCAGCAACTTACCGATGTCAACCTGGCCGATGCGGCGTACACCCTTCAGGTGGGAAGAGAAGCTATGGACGAACGATTGGGTATGATCGTCAAATCCATCAAAGAACTCAGAGAAAAATTGAACAACTTTTTGAACGGCCTGGGGAACAGCCCTGATGGTGTTGAAGAACTGTACCGGGGGCAGGTAAAGCGCAATAAAGAGGCTTTTGCTGTTTTTATTGCCAATGAAGATAATGAAGATATGGTAAAAATGCTGGCGGCAACAGTTGATACCTGGATGGCTAAGGGAAACTATACGGGACTTATAGATATGTGGGTCAGGGGTTTGAATATTGATTGGAATAAACTCTACGGCGGCATCAAGCCCCGGCGAATCAGCCTGCCCACTTATCCTTTTGCCCGAGAACGCTACTGGGCGCCTATGACTGAGAGCAAAGCCGCCGGCAACACAACCGCAAGCCCGGCTGTTGCCGCCCTGGATAAGCCTGCAAGTGAATCCGCGGGTCGAATTCAGCAATCAATAACCTTGTCGTTGCCCGGCGTCTCATCGCCCCGGTCCGGCGATAAGGCTGAATCTATACCCATGACTCGTGTTCCGCCGGCTAAGTCGGCGGAATTATTCCAGGCAGAACTGGCAACAAGCCTGGCCGCGACTTTAGCCATGAAGGTGAGCGATATTGATATAGACGAAAAATTTATTGATATGGGACTGGATTCAATTGTCGGTGTGGAATGGATTCGGGAGATCAATGCAAAGTACAGTACTTCCATTGCGGCAACCAAGGTTTATGACTATCCAACAATTCGTGAATTTGCCGGCTTTCTGCAGCAAGAAGCAAGTGAACCCGACCGTCTAAAGCCGGACATGGAGACTTCGGCGGCGAATTTTACCCCCGCCAAAACGGCCAAAGTGGAACTCCCGCTTCTGGAAGCGGGAGCCGTGGAGTTGGACAAACAAACTTTAAGCAATCCGGCGATTTCAAACCCAAACCGGATTCCCGCGAAAATTACCCTTGAATCCATCCCATTACCATTACCAGCACCGGAAAAAGAGGCGGTGGCTCCACTTCCGGAAGCAAATGAGCGCCCAGGGCAGTTTCATTCATCCGTTGCTTCCATTGCGGCTGAGTCATTTGCGGCTGAGTCATTACAGGCAGAGCTGACAACAATCCTGGCCAGGGTTTTGGACCTGAAGCCCAGTGATGTGGATATAGATGCAAAATTCATTGATATAGGACTGGATTCAATTGTGGGTGTGGAATGGATTCAGGAGATTAATACCCGATTCGGCACCTCAATTATAGCAACTAAGGTCTATGATTATCCAACTGTTCGTGAATTTGCCGGTTTCCTGGAAAAAGAATTAAATAAAGCCGGACAAAGGTTGGATCAAGCTCCGTCGGAATCAAGCCCGGTTCCTTCCCTGCAAGAATTGGTACAACTGGTGCGGCAGGGGGATATAAATATTGAGAAGGCTAACCACATATTCCAAACGATTCAGCTATATGAAACTCATAACTGA